The following are from one region of the Tachysurus fulvidraco isolate hzauxx_2018 chromosome 24, HZAU_PFXX_2.0, whole genome shotgun sequence genome:
- the wipi2 gene encoding WD repeat domain phosphoinositide-interacting protein 2 isoform X2 produces MKVLHTIRETPPNPSGLCALSISNDNCYLAYPGSATIGEVQVFDTVNLRAANMIPAHDSPLAALAFDASGTKLATASEKGTVIRVFSIPEGQKLFEFRRGVKRCVSICSLAFSMEGLYLSASSNTETVHIFKLETQREKPQEEPTTWTGYFGKVLMASTTYLPAQVSEMFTQGRAFATVRLPFSGHKNICALAIIQKIPRLLVAASDGYLYLYNLDPQEGGECTLMKQHKLDGSAEPANEILEQTSHDRPLVAQTYSTAIAKGYSEDQGAVGGAGVEDDMNALHLDEENEQPPLILETD; encoded by the exons ATGAAAGTACTGCATACGATTCGAGAGACTCCTCCCAATCCTTCAG GATTGTGCGCACTTTCAATCAGCAACGATAACTGCTACCTGGCATATCCCGGAAGCGCAACGATAGGTGAAGTGCAGGTCTTTGACACTGTTAATCTG AGGGCCGCTAACATGATCCCGGCTCACGACAGCCCGTTAGCAGCGCTCGCTTTTGACGCTAGTGGAACGAAACTCGCCACAGCCTCCGAGAAG GGAACCGTCATTCGCGTGTTCTCCATTCCAGAGGGCCAGAAGCTGTTTGAGTTCAGGAGGGGAGTGAAGAG aTGTGTGAGTATCTGCTCCCTGGCTTTCAGCATGGAAGGACTTTATCTTTCTGCCTCTAGCAACACAGAGACGGTTCATATCTTTAAgctggagacacagagagaaaa GCCACAGGAGGAACCCACGACTTGGACAGGATACTTTGGGAAAGTCCTGATGGCCTCCACTACGTACCTGCCGGCTCAGGTGTCTGAGATGTTCACACAAGGTCGCGCCTTCGCTACGGTCAGACTGCCGTTTTCGGGACACAAGAACATCTGCGCTCTAGCCAT AATCCAGAAGATTCCACGTCTCTTGGTGGCGGCTTCGGACGGCTACCTTTACCTGTATAACCTGGACCCACAGGAGGGAGGAGAATGCACACTGATGAAGCAGCACAA GTTAGATGGAAGCGCCGAACCTGCAAATGAGATTCTAGAGCAGACGTCCCATGACCGCCCACTAGTGGCCCAGACCTACAGCACTGCCATCGCCAAAG GTTACTCTGAGGATCAGGGTGCAGTGGGTGGAGCTGGCGTGGAGGACGACATGAACGCCCTGCACCTGGACGAAGAAAACGAGCAGCCTCCATTAATCTTGGAGACAGACTGA
- the wipi2 gene encoding WD repeat domain phosphoinositide-interacting protein 2 isoform X1, producing the protein MNLASQSGEAGCSQLLFANFNQDNTSLAVGTKSGYKFFSLSSVDKLEQIYECTDTEDVCIVERLFSSSLVAIVSLKAPRKLKVCHFKKGTEICNYSYSNTILAVKLNRQRLIVCLEESLYIHNIRDMKVLHTIRETPPNPSGLCALSISNDNCYLAYPGSATIGEVQVFDTVNLRAANMIPAHDSPLAALAFDASGTKLATASEKGTVIRVFSIPEGQKLFEFRRGVKRCVSICSLAFSMEGLYLSASSNTETVHIFKLETQREKPQEEPTTWTGYFGKVLMASTTYLPAQVSEMFTQGRAFATVRLPFSGHKNICALAIIQKIPRLLVAASDGYLYLYNLDPQEGGECTLMKQHKLDGSAEPANEILEQTSHDRPLVAQTYSTAIAKGYSEDQGAVGGAGVEDDMNALHLDEENEQPPLILETD; encoded by the exons ATGAACCTGGCCAGTCAGAGCGGAGAGGCCGGCTGCAGCCAGCTACTCTTCGCCAACTTTAACCAGGACAACAC GTCCTTAGCAGTTGGTACGAAATCTGGATACAAGTTTTTCTCTTTGTCATCGGTTGACAAATTGGAGCAGATTTACGAATGTA CTGACACGGAAGATGTCTGTATCGTGGAAAGACTGTTTTCCAGTAGCCTCGTTGCTATCGTGAGCCTTAAGGCACCTCGGAAACTCAAAGTGTGCCATTTTAAGAAGGGAACCGAGATCTGTAACTACAGCTACTCGAACACTATACTGGCTGTCAAACTGAACAGACAG AGGTTGATAGTATGTCTGGAGGAATCACTTTATATCCACAACATCAGGGATATGAAAGTACTGCATACGATTCGAGAGACTCCTCCCAATCCTTCAG GATTGTGCGCACTTTCAATCAGCAACGATAACTGCTACCTGGCATATCCCGGAAGCGCAACGATAGGTGAAGTGCAGGTCTTTGACACTGTTAATCTG AGGGCCGCTAACATGATCCCGGCTCACGACAGCCCGTTAGCAGCGCTCGCTTTTGACGCTAGTGGAACGAAACTCGCCACAGCCTCCGAGAAG GGAACCGTCATTCGCGTGTTCTCCATTCCAGAGGGCCAGAAGCTGTTTGAGTTCAGGAGGGGAGTGAAGAG aTGTGTGAGTATCTGCTCCCTGGCTTTCAGCATGGAAGGACTTTATCTTTCTGCCTCTAGCAACACAGAGACGGTTCATATCTTTAAgctggagacacagagagaaaa GCCACAGGAGGAACCCACGACTTGGACAGGATACTTTGGGAAAGTCCTGATGGCCTCCACTACGTACCTGCCGGCTCAGGTGTCTGAGATGTTCACACAAGGTCGCGCCTTCGCTACGGTCAGACTGCCGTTTTCGGGACACAAGAACATCTGCGCTCTAGCCAT AATCCAGAAGATTCCACGTCTCTTGGTGGCGGCTTCGGACGGCTACCTTTACCTGTATAACCTGGACCCACAGGAGGGAGGAGAATGCACACTGATGAAGCAGCACAA GTTAGATGGAAGCGCCGAACCTGCAAATGAGATTCTAGAGCAGACGTCCCATGACCGCCCACTAGTGGCCCAGACCTACAGCACTGCCATCGCCAAAG GTTACTCTGAGGATCAGGGTGCAGTGGGTGGAGCTGGCGTGGAGGACGACATGAACGCCCTGCACCTGGACGAAGAAAACGAGCAGCCTCCATTAATCTTGGAGACAGACTGA